A single Salminus brasiliensis chromosome 20, fSalBra1.hap2, whole genome shotgun sequence DNA region contains:
- the rorb gene encoding nuclear receptor ROR-beta, translated as MRAQIEVIPCKICGDKSSGIHYGVITCEGCKGFFRRSQQNNASYSCPRQRNCLIDRTNRNRCQHCRLQKCLALGMSRDAVKFGRMSKKQRDSLYAEVQKHQQRLQEQRQQQQTGEAEALARVYSTGLSSGLGSLGHDIGGAYANGHLIDMPKGQTNGPPAGYYGMDSTQPSPDQSGLDMAGVKQIKQEPIYDLTPVPNLFPYSSYQDSQLAPGVSMGELDRIAQNIIKSHLETCQYTAEELQQLAWQTHSYEEVKMYQSKSREVLWQQCAIQITHAIQYVVEFAKRITGFMELCQNDQILLLKSGCLEVVLVRMCRAFNPLNNTVLFEGKYGGMQMFKALGCDDLVSAVFDFAKSLCSLQLTEEEIALFSAAVLISTDRPWLMEPRKVQKLQEKIYFALQHIMQKNHLDEDALAKLIGRIPTLAALCTLHTEELQAFQQLHPETVNVLFPPLYKELFNPDAASVMPK; from the exons CCCAAATCGAAGTTATACCATGCAAAATCTGCGGAGACAAGTCCTCAGGGATCCATTACGGGGTCATCACATGCGAGGGGTGTAAG GGTTTCTTCAGGAGAAGTCAACAGAACAATGCTTCGTACTCCTGCCCTCGCCAGCGCAACTGTCTGATCGACAGAACCAACCGCAACCGGTGTCAGCactgcagactgcagaaatGCCTCGCACTGGGAATGTCCCGCGATG CGGTAAAGTTCGGCCGCATGTCTAAAAAGCAGCGGGACTCGCTGTACGCCGAGGTGCAGAAGCACCAGCAGCGCCTGCAGGAGcaaaggcagcagcagcagacggGCGAGGCCGAGGCCCTGGCTCGTGTCTACTCCACCGGCCTCTCGTCTGGCTTGGGTAGCCTCGGGCATGACATCGGCGGCGCGTATGCCAACGGCCACCTTATAGACATGCCCAAGGGTCAAACCAACGGCCCCCCGGCTGGCTACTACGGAATGGACTCCACCCAGCCCAGCCCGGACCAGTCTGGCCTGGACATGGCCGGCGTGAAACAGATCAAGCAGGAGCCCATCTACGACCTGACGCCCGTGCCCAACCTCTTCCCTTACAGCTCGTACCAGGACAGCCAGTTGGCGCCCGGGGTCTCCATGGGGGAGTTGG ACCGCATTGCACAAAACATCATAAAGTCCCACCTGGAGACGTGCCAGTACACAGCCGAGGAGCTTCAGCAGCTCGCCTGGCAGACGCACTCGTACGAGGAGGTCAAGATGTACCAAAGCAAG tCACGGGAAGTGCTGTGGCAGCAGTGTGCGATCCAGATAACCCACGCCATTCAGTACGTGGTGGAGTTTGCCAAGCGTATCACTGGCTTCATGGAACTTTGTCAGAATGACCAGATACTACTGCTTAAATCAG gtTGCCTGGAGGTAGTGCTGGTCAGAATGTGCCGGGCATTCAACCCCCTCAACAACACGGTTCTCTTCGAGGGGAAATACGGAGGCATGCAGATGTTCAAAGCACTCG GCTGTGACGATCTCGTCAGTGCAGTGTTTGACTTTGCAAAGagcttgtgctctctgcagcTGACAGAGGAGGAGATCGCCCTTTTCTCCGCTGCTGTTCTCATCTCCACAG ATCGTCCTTGGCTAATGGAACCTAGAAAAGTACAGAAGCTACAGGAGAAGATCTACTTTGCCCTCCAGCACATTatgcagaagaaccacttggaTGAGGATGCGTTGGCTAAG CTGATTGGTCGGATCCCCACATTGGCGGCGCTGTGTACTCTGCACACGGAGGAGCTGCAGGCCTTCCAGCAGTTACACCCCGAGACGGTCAACGTGCTCTTCCCTCCGCTTTATAAGGAACTCTTCAACCCCGATGCTGCCAGCGTCATGCCCAAGTGA